A stretch of Oreochromis aureus strain Israel breed Guangdong unplaced genomic scaffold, ZZ_aureus HiC_scaffold_90, whole genome shotgun sequence DNA encodes these proteins:
- the LOC116313055 gene encoding obscurin-like: MITLSCEIQGGDTEWEYEWRTTSSHKPSNQSELRVDSTSPSNTGHYKCRGRSKRAQDHITEWSFPLNLTVSHNKPRPVLTVSPSWLSPGASVTLNCEVEHPSAGWSFYWYKAVPDLSEKSSSYELLPDGSGTAQDSYIIHGQTHTAGYVCRAGRGDPEYHTDHSQPKFVWSADVHSAASLTVSPDRVQHFTSDSVSLTCEGNFTEWRVSKFSEKGFFSHCCDCQKLSGSSYKIHSLQEGVTVYWCESGSGELSNAVNITVRGFGSKIGSFIVPFIIGLVSGIILVLLLLCCCRKIKDLCCNSLTQSQSTNQNSAAQQKANKNEDNVYSSLLPGDFPVYEIIRSSGNTGSGGPADKHRNVTSALELNVIDEKTDFRKWRNDDPDGSSDYEDDDHETGSVSGSGRGRGH; the protein is encoded by the exons ATGATCACTCTAAGCTGTGAGATCCAAGGAGGAGACACTGAGTGGGAGTATGAATGGAGAACTACCAGCTCACATAAACCATCAAACCAAAGTGAACTCAGAGTAGATTCTACTTCTCCATCTAACACTGGTCACTACAAGTGTAGAGGCAGAAGCAAAAGGGCTCAAGATCATATAACTGAGTGGAGTTTTCCTTTAAATTTGACAGTATCACACA ATAAACCCCGTCCTGTCCTCACTGTGTCTCCATCATGGCTGAGTCCTGGAGCCTCAGTAACTCTGAACTGTGAGGTTGAACATCCGTCTGCAGGATGGAGCTTCTACTGGTATAAAGCTGTTCCTGATCTATCAGAGAAATCCTCCAGTTATGAGCTGCTACCTGATGGCAGTGGGACTGCACAGGACTCCTACATCATtcatggacagacacacacagcaggatatgtgtgcagagctggaagaggagacccagagtatcacactgatcacagtcaaCCAAAGTTTGTCTGGTCTGCGG ATGTTCATTCAGCAGCGTCTCTCACAGTGAGTCCTGACAGAGTGCAACACTTCACCTCTGACTCTGTCTCACTGACCTGTGAGGGAAACTTCACTGAGTGGAGAGTGAGCAAGTTTAGTGAAAAAggctttttttcacactgctgtGACTGCCAGAAACTGAGTGGATCCTCTTATAAGATCCACAGCTTACAGGAGGGTGTTACtgtgtactggtgtgagtctggaTCAGGAGAGCTCAGCAAtgcagtcaacatcactgtacGAG GCTTTGGATCTAAAATCGGTTCATTTATTGTTCCATTCATCATCGGACTTGTTAGTGGAATTATCctcgtgctgctgctgctgtgttgcTGCAGAAAGATAAAGG ATCTTTGTTGTAACAG TCTCACTCAGTCTCAGAGCACCAATCAAAACTCTGCTGCACAACAAAAAGCCAACAAGAATGAGGACAACGTTtactcctctcttcttcctg gtgattTTCCAGTTTATGAAATAATCAGATCCTCTGGAAACACTGGAAGTG GTGGACCAGCAGATAAGCACAGAAATGTCACATCTGCACTTGAACTTAATGTTATTGATGAGAAGACTGACTTCAGAAAAT GGAGAAATGACGACCCAGACGGGAGCTCTGACTACGAGGATGATGATCATGAGACAGGCTCAG TTTCAGGTtcaggaagaggacgtggacaTTAA